The Danio rerio strain Tuebingen ecotype United States chromosome 19, GRCz12tu, whole genome shotgun sequence genome includes the window CCAGGTAACAGAGGACCACTTGGAGGCAGCAGGAGATGGAGGAGCAGTCAGTGTTGTGTCCACAGCCGCCTTTGCAGGCGCACAGCAAGCAGTAGCACAGGTGTGTATGGGACAAATTGGAAGGATCTATGGGGATAAATGCAATAAATGAAAGCGATCTGCGTGTCTCTAACACCACTATATGTCACTCTGTAGGCTGTCATTCAGAACCCTTTCAGTAATGGAGGCAGTCCAGCAGGGGAGACAGTGGGTGGAGAAACACGCTTCGCCTACTTCCCGGCAGCAACTGTCAGTGACGGTACAGCTACAGCCGTCTCAGTGCAGGCCACGTCTGATCCCACCCTCACTCAGGCTGGAGGTCAGTTTTACACGCTAAAGTCCAAAAACTGTCTGCCTTTGACACTGTTAATAAGTAATAATGATTCTAGAATGTCAATAGCCCAGCTTATCATGCAGATGCACTGTTTCTAGCATCTGGCATTGAGTACGCAGTGCATGATGTTATCAGGGGTTATAGCTGTTTAATTAACAGATGCAAGATGCAGATAACAGATGCAATACCTGCAAGTCCACCACTAATGTGTTGACATGACATATTGCATCTCAtatccactgagtggtatggttcaGCATTGGCTCAGGGTTGCATTTTTATTGCCAGTACCCTTACTTGGTAGGCATGCTGTATCAACATCTTTTACTCGAGGTAGAAATACGCAAAGGTTGTTCATCGCATCTTTTGCAAAGTCTAAAGTCATTGCTTCAAATGTAGGTGCATGGCAAGCATCTGCAAATAGAAGGAGGAAGCAAAGTCCTTCATGCTTCATTTACATTTAGACATGACTCTGAAACGGCCTCATGAATAACAATGGATTACATACAGGAGAATCTTTTCTTGACTCTTGGAATGTGTCTGTTTGCCACAAGAAGACGACAAGCTTTGTTTGAGCATGGTTCATTGCTGCACACCATCATTGTATTATAACAGTGTTGTGTTCAAAAATGGCACTTCTAATGTTGTCATCCCTTGTTTGTTTAATGTGCTGGGGATGATTCtcttgctgcatcccaattcgcatacttatactatGCCCTAATAGTATGTACTTctttgtgaaggaaaaatatatatttttgagtgtgtaacagaagagtatacaagcttttgggacatactacttcctcgttaacagatagttatgttgtttattttacgAGCCCTGTCAATCAACCACACATCTTCCACacttctttcatatttaatttcctaccttattggacaagcagcagcaggttaatctctcATTCATGAGTCTTTCCTGCAGAGAAATGTGCTCGGGTGTGTGGATAAGTTTGCATTCAGACGTTAATGCCCAAACatgtctttatataagttcagtattgttgtcacagatgaaatataacacagaaaacacaatttaaatattttccagttggctagatattcattaacagtcatacaaacatctttaccgaagcctctctacttgacggttggtctcgtgtgtccatcatgtttgtagttttttttttttttacttttcaccaatgtttgtagttctaatcaaattcacgCCTAATGCACactgtattgtgggcaatatcagcagttagagtatggacgcttcCAGGAAACATCCGGCAACCTTTGGTGTGCTCTTTCAACATACtacgatttgggacatactaattctattttgaaatactatttaggattgatagtatgcaaattgcatctgtaatTACTAGCATTTAGCAGAGAGTCTAGCTCCACCCTTTTGGTAAAGCACTGTTGTGCTAGTTATCCTTGTCAAAGAGGGTAAACCGCTATTTTGGtacctttgacagtggaaatggaagAAAATTAGTACTGCACTGTACTGAATCATACTACTTCGTAAAAACAGGCCATTTATTAAGTGTTTTTCCTGTGaacattaataattatttcaaataaagcTTGACTATGAAGTTATATTAATTACAATGTGTGAATTCATGAAAATGCTAATAAggcatttcatttttttctattGTACCAACTAGTTGCTGCTCTAGTCAGCTAACTAATGTAACAAAGTACCTAATTAAAGTGGCAAGATGTTTAAATGAGAACctcagaagaagaggaagaacgAATTACAAACAGTTGTCTGCAAGTGTGGCTAAAGCCGGACAATATGGCCAAAATTCATCTTAACATATAGTTCCAATATTATtcgtttattttccttcagcttagtctctttattcatcaggggtcaccacagcagaatgaaccaccgctCCAATATTAATCTAAGCcatttaaaaagtcttttaaaaactgaaaagaTCATCTGAAAGGGATGTCTGTACCAAGTTTGTGAAACGTCCTATTAAACTATATGATATTTTAGAAAAACTTGGTACAAATAATTTACAATTCACCATTTGTTTGTATTGAGCATGATTATTCTTACAGATTGAAATAATAAATAGACCGCTTCAGTCAGGATGAAGAAGTGAGcagtaaataatgtaaaaaaaatgttgtttaccCTAGGTCAGTTTTACGTGATGATGAGTCCCCCAGATGTTTTACAAACTGGAACACCGCGGACCATTGCTCCTCGTACACACACCTATTCAACGTAAGTACTGATCATGGGTCAGCATGGCCCTCTTTTCCCAGTCTTCACAGTCCAGTCCACCTTTTGAACCCACTACCCCATGTACATAATGATTTGATTTCCTTAACGTCCCCCAAAATTAACTTTTAAATCAGATGCTGTTGAACTGTCTTTCAAAGCTTCTCAAATTGAGTGTGAAATACATttttgaaattcattcattcatgacttCAAATACAAATATGCCAAATATTGTCCAATTCGTTTGAGTGCGGTCAAAACCAAATCAAAAATTTGTCCCACTTGCCTGCCATCCCCAGAGACCTTGGTGAACGTGAGACTCTTCAGCACAGCAGATCAGACTGGTGAGGAAGACCTTTTACATCCCCACCCCTTTCATCTGCCAGCCTGTACTTCTGCTCTAGATACCACTGCACTAGTCCATTAATCAATACTGAGCAGCTGGCTTTTTAATTCAGTACTGTGTAAATACTGtaggtgtgtgtgattgtgttttgaattttctTCACGTTCAGAAGATATCAGTTTAATCTACTCTAACCACTCCTAAATAACAAAATGAGGAAAATTCAAACGTGTTAATGTGTTTCTTTCTGGGTTGGTTAATAATTTTTCATCACACTTAATGGATTAGTTCATTTACTTAGCCTCATGTCATTACACGCTAATAAGATATTTGCTCAGAgcactctttaaaaaaatatatttatgtgaTTCAATTCATCTGAGGATATATGATCACTTCATGTAACAAATGGATTTAATTTAgggtattaataataaataacatgcatATTATGTTcgataaatataaacatatacttAAAGGGGTCCTGTTATGCTCTTTTACAAAGTCTTGATTCTGCGCAAATCTGGATATCATGCTGGATAGTTCGAAAAGTACAACATTTTTCAGATAATTTACATTATTGCGATATCTTTCTTTCCAGCCCGCCTTCCAATAAGCAAAATCTGTAATTGGTTGGCTGTCCTGCTGTGATGTTTTTGGCAAACTGTTTAATCAGTGTTGCAGTACTGCTACGCACCTTATCAAATTTCCGTCAGTTCTGTGGAGGCTGGCGCTGAGTCAGAGAAAGTCAAGCGCATTACTTGTCAAAGATCAAAACGGTGTTTTTAATGATataacattgtttttgttttgggttGCAAGCATTTAAATGCATAACAAaccatttatgttttttttttttttaaatacacactgATATATACCAcggcgactgaagctctgcacaagacttttggccagcggagaaattaaaatggtcttgcccaactgagtctggttctctcaaggttttttttcttcactcccgtcaggtgaagtttttttttccctctccgctgtcaccactgccttgcatggttcaggattggtagagctacgcatcgatgaatttgctcttcagtgtttgaactctcagtaatgattaaatcacactgaactgagctaaactgaacttaaacactaaaaactgaactacactgttccagttactatgaccatttatgtgaagctgctttgacacattctacattgtaaaagcgctatacaaataaagctgaattgaatgtaATTGAATATCTAAAAAGACAGCAATGAACATCATTAGGAAACCAGAATGTTTAAGTTAAACAACCACTTTCATGTATTTTGGGAGATGCTGATGAGTTTACGTGTTGTATATCCAACAGCTCTCCACTGCAGTACAGACTAAAGGGTTATTCACACAAAATGCATTTTTCCTCTTCAATGCACGTCTTTTGATGCGCTGCACACAAgcagtggttttttttttttttttttggggattttttaaatttattttttggtgaaatatttaaaatgcagtGACTTCAAGTTTCACATGCAGCTTAGCTCATCACAGTCAGATCTAAAAACAGTGCACCAATAAGAAGAGCTTAAGGGGGGCTGCTGTCGTGAGCTTCTGTTAATAGTAGAAAGTTGGCAGGACAGCCCGAGACCggctactcactgaagctaagcagggctgagtctggtcagtacatggataggagaccacatgggagaACTAGGTTGCTGTTTTAGgtgttgttagtgaggccagcagggggcgctcaacctgcttTCTGTGCGAGTCCTAATTCCCCAGTAAATTAAGggaacactatactgtcagtggacACCATCTTTTGAATCAAAGGTtcaactgaggtcctgactctctgtggtcaataaaaaaaatctcatgctacttctcgtaaagagtaggggtgtaaccctggtgtcctggccaaattcctttcattggcccttacccatcatggcctactaatcatccccatccaccaaattggctgcATCACTATTTCTCCACTCCCCCCTatagctgatgtgtggtgagCGGACTGTCACATTACTTACTTATGTTGTGTACCAAAGATAAAAACGACACTCTTactgcaatttttaaaaagtaaaaccaTAATAAGACCCCTTTAAcaatgggaaaaaaaatctacaaaaaaagtcacaaattaatatatttatcaaatCAACTGATCATATCTCATTCGAAGACTTTGATTAAACCTGATTCATGTGGATTTACTTTTTGTGATGCGCCAGTTTTGCATGAGCAACACAAATTTGATTAAAAATCCTGTGTGTTCAGAAGATGAATGGCCTTCTaatgggtttggaacaacatgagggcgagtaaatggTCATAGAATTACGTTTTTAAAATGAGAACTCAGCAAATCTTTGGGTGAAATTAAATTGATCTGGATGGAGTTTGTGGTACTGAATGGTTGTGCTACTGGTGATAAATGggtttaagaaatgtttatttccGAATAGCTTGAGGTGTGTGATGTCTTGCAGATTCCTTTGGTGGTTTTTGGTACTTTGAGCAAGCTAACATGCATCTACTTTTTTCGGCTCTTTACTTGTGCAGGAAGATTGATGGCCCAAGGGCACCTCGTGACGAGAGAAGAAGAGCACAGCACAATGAAGGTGAACAAATGCATTC containing:
- the usf2 gene encoding upstream stimulatory factor 2 isoform X4, whose amino-acid sequence is MDMLDQSLDTSTSHEKQETEEVVQLQDGEGVGAEEQTAVTIASVQQAAAAFTDHNVQYQFRTENSGGQVTYRVVQVTEDHLEAAGDGGAVSVVSTAAFAGAQQAVAQAVIQNPFSNGGSPAGETVGGETRFAYFPAATVSDGTATAVSVQATSDPTLTQAGGQFYTLKTPALQSLDTPVLKRHAS